The following are encoded in a window of Colletotrichum lupini chromosome 3, complete sequence genomic DNA:
- a CDS encoding Cel74a — MRSAGLILAAAASVRAACSWKNVHTGGGGGFVPSIVFHPTEKGVAYARTDIGGLYRLNADDSWTPITDANGFADDANWNRWGIDALAVDAQDANKVYIATGMYTNDWDPKNGTFARSSDKGETWETTTLPFKVGGNMPGRGTGERLAVDPKNSEIIFFGARSGNGLWKSTDAGYGRLQEALC, encoded by the exons ATGAGAAGCGCCGGTCTTATTTTGGCGGCCGCGGCGTCCGTTCGCGCCGCGTGCTCGTGGAAGAACGTCCACACCGGAGGCGGTGGCGGCTTCGTGCCGTCCATCGTCTTCCACCCAACCGAGAAGGGAGTCGCATACGCACGCACCGACATTGGAGGTCTGTACAGACTGAACGCCGACGACTCGTGGACTCCCATTACCGACGCCAACGGATTTGCCGATGACGCCAACTGGAACCGATGGGGCATCGACGCTCTTGCGGTTGACGCCCAGGATGCGAACAAGGTCTACATTGCTACTGGCATGTACACCAACGACTG GGACCCCAAGAATGGAACTTTCGCGCGCAGCTCCGACAAGGGAGAGACCTGGGAGACCACCACTCTTCCCTTCAAGGTCGGCGGCAACATGCCCGGTCGCGGAACCGGTGAGCGGTTGGCTGTCGACCCCAAGAACTCGGAGATTATCTTCTTTGGTGCCCGCAGCGGCAACGGTTTGTGGAAGAGCACAGACGCTG GTTACGGCAGACTACAAGAGGCACTCTGCTAa
- a CDS encoding HHE domain-containing protein: MGYTEDLRRQRWNYGLTFDRSMTSLTMMWLGDDLIKRDFDCPFWNSESLAQEHNKSHVLWMLVGLDNEGQRRNTVFPVVAKPTASLTVDTARQIPNPSIRKRLGGTLFLMIAKQITGAFGGGIPNPTQPPDHSLHESTSPERLLHFAPGARGPVSLQSHHGYQGTLTGPLPCCATVPGTWRCLSGITIGSAPVVRLMILFKTISTKVRGKTHLFPVAVHQHLKSNEYHRSISPASLSCFEVIGLSTIHLNIRPRNINIMTRLSDAIKDDHRKIEQAYRYILTSTTLEDKVRWRSELSLELARHCISEEQVLLPILTDRLADGESRSARNHTDRESLKEKICRLQAIPVDDDSFETELRALWVDLAAHVRDTDNQDVARLEECLTMTESEELARQFRLTMSLAPTRSNPSPDRGPPSQQITDFLATKTGP; this comes from the exons ATGGGTTACACCGAGGATCTGCGGCGTCAGCGGTGGAATTACGGGCTAACCTTTGACCGTAGTATGACGAGCCTCACGATGATGTGGCTGGGTGACGATTTG ATCAAACGAGACTTTGATTGTCCCTTCTGGAATTCAGAGAGTCTTGCGCAGGAACACAATAAGAGTCACGTTCTTTGGATGTTGGTTGGTTTAGATAACGAAGGTCAGCGGCGCAACACTGTCTTCCCTGTCGTGGCAAAGCCGAC TGCTAG TCTGACGGTCGACACAGCTCGCCAGATCCCAAACCCTAGCATTCGGAAACGGCTTGGG GGCACACTCTTTCTCATGATTGCCAAACAAATCACC GGGGCCTTTGGGGGCGGAATCCCCAACCCAACCCAACCGCCGGACCACTCACTCCATGAATCCACGTCTCCGGAGCGGCTGCTCCACTTCGCGCCGGGAGCTCGGGGG CCTGTAAGCCTGCAAAGCCACCACGGATACCAAGGTACTTTGACAGGACCCCTCCCTTGCTGTGCTACTGTTCCTGga ACATGGCGGTGTCTGTCAGGTATCACAATAGGATCAGCCCCTG TGGTCAGATTGATGATCTTATTCAAAACCATCTCTACCAAAGTTCGCGGGAAAACTCACCTTTTTCCGGTTGCCGTCCACCAGCACCTCAAATCCAACGAGTATCACCGTTCTATTTCGCCAGCTTCTCTTTCATGCTTCGAAGTAATCGGCCTCAGCACTATTCACCTCAATATCCGACCACGAAACATCAACATCATGACGAGACTCAGCGACGCGATCAAGGATGACCATCGGAAGATCGAGCAGGCATATCGATATATCCTCACATCAACCACTCTAGAAGACAAAGTCCGATGGAGGAGTGAGCTCAGCCTCGAACTGGCAAGGCATTGCATCAGCGAGGAACAAGTCCTCCTTCCAATCCTCACAGATCGACTGGCCGATGGCGAGTCTCGTAGCGCCAGGAATCACACGGACCGCGAAAGC TTGAAGGAAAAGATTTGCCGCCTCCAAGCGATTCCAGTCGACGATGACAGCTTCGAAACCGAGTTAAGGGCTCTCTGGGTAGACCTGGCAGCCCACGTCCGCGATACCGACAACCAGGACGTGGCCCGGTTGGAAGAGTGCCTCACCATGACCGAGTCTGAGGAGCTTGCGAGGCAGTTTCGGCTCACGATGTCCTTGGCTCCGACGCGGAGTAACCCCTCGCCTGATCGCGGTCCGCCGTCTCAGCAGATCACAGACTTCCTCGCCACCAAAACTGGGCCTTGA
- a CDS encoding Sodium:neurotransmitter symporter family protein, with the protein ALRKLSSSPVLFLSTSDYLTQGDLLSLRVSSSKASRISYFVLHSHVDDQNCNLDIALSPNEIRPLLSDRTGPASFSGRKHQHVVMDVLKKIGGWFAPPPNKAEDGRDAWPSRASFLLASMGGCAGMGNLLRYPSQVYNNHGLQWYIPYLMAVFIVAIPVLVLEIAIGQAYRGGSVVAYANVNQRLKGLGLSLIYVGFVVTPYFVVNLAWIMSYFRHSFTSPLPWTNEPDYFFNRKVVANVDPIEGNLTADGSSVLNYTEYPGTALLGETTGWAAFTFFLMYISIFRGVGLTGRVVYFTMGLPIVVTIVLIGRSVSLENAGEGVKLYFATWRGDQLARGQVWQTACGQVFFSTGVGFGYFTSYASYNRQYSNAVMDSILIVCSNVLFENIAAFAVFGVVGYLGMRPDPENPIGGFSVGFLTLPQAVAEMPGANFWAVALFFTLMVLGYSSAFAMLDAIVTLVMDTGIKASRPIVVTTLTIMSFLLCLPYCTEFGYYLLTGIDRWTNDVALVFVVFAECISSTSVYRCKDVIGQVGKPAFLIYNTCYILAMVLGVAIAHAVHPGAGAGVGFGIFIGGSIASSIIGKIPDSIPPRFWGKNAFISKFWYLAFYSGNQLRRDLNVVIGSGKNWNIPTFWPVLLRYISGPILAIVYGFSYPSFYELRYDPLHILGFAVGHVALILILAGFIVPRWFNVFIPVHRRNEGKMAYAPNVTIGADEAQAIAAGTMEQGNSQAHSHSDEGVGRKESPTNDGLITEEEKKTAL; encoded by the exons GCACTGAGAAAGCTTTCTTCCTCTCCTGTCCTTTTCCTCTCCACCTCGGACTATCTTACTCAAGGCGATCTCTTGTCCCTCAGGGTTTCGTCATCCAAAGCCAGTCGCATCTCATACTTTGTTTTGCACTCACATGTTGACGACCAAAACTGCAACCTTGATATCGCACTCTCGCCGAACGAAATCCGGCCTCTTCTGTCGGACCGGACCGGACCTGCGTCTTTCTCGGGCCGCAAGCATCAACACGTGGTGATGGACGTGCTCAAGAAAATCGGGGGCTGGTTTGCTCCTCCGCCGAACAAAGCAGAAGACGGCCGTGATGCGTGGCCCTCAAGGGCCTCCTTTCTTCTAGCATCCATGGGTGGCTGCGCCGGAATGGGCAACCTCCTTCGGTACCCATCCCAGGTGTACAACAACCATGGCCTGCAGTGGTACATCCCATATCTGATGGCCGTTTTCATCGTTGCTATCCCGGTTCTCGTACTCGAGATTGCCATTGGACAGGCCTACCGTGGTGGTAGTGTTGTGGCCTACGCGAATGTCAACCAGAGACTGAAGGGGTTGGGACTATCGTTGATCTACGTTGGCTTTGTTGTCACGCCATACTTCGTCGTCAACTTGGCGTGGATTATGAGCTATTTCCGACATTCCTTCACCAGCCCATTACCATGGACCAACGAGCCCGATTACTTCTTCAACCGAAAGGTCGTTGCCAACGTTGACCCAATCGAGGGCAATCTAACGGCAGATGGCAGCAGCGTTTTGAACTACACCGAGTATCCCGGTACCGCTCTATTGGGGGAGACGACCGGATGGGCGGCCTTCACCTTCTTCCTCATGTATATCTCCATTTTCCGCGGCGTCGGGCTCACTGGCCGCGTCGTGTACTTTACGATGGGCCTGCCTATTGTTGTCACCATTGTGCTGATTGGTAGGTCTGTATCGCTTGAGAATGCGGGTGAAGGTGTGAAGCTCTACTTCGCGACATGGAGAGGCGACCAACTCGCAAGAGGTCAGGTCTGGCAGACAGCTTGTGGTCAG GTCTTCTTCAGCACGGGAGTGGGTTTCGGTTACTTTACATCGTATGCCTCATATAATCGACAGTATTCCAACGCAGTCATGGATTCAATCTTGATCGTTTGCAGCAATGTGCTCTTTGAGAACATCGCCGCATTTGCGGTCTTCGGCGTGGTCGGGTACCTCGGCATGCGACCCGACCCAGAGAACCCCATCGGAGGCTTCAGCGTTGGCTTCCTCACTTTACCTCAGGCAGTGGCCGAAATGCCCGGTGCCAATTTCTGGGCTGTAGCATTGTTTTTCACACTCATGGTCCTCGGCTACAGCTCAGCATTCGCCATGTTGGACGCCATCGTCACCCTGGTGATGGATACGGGAATCAAGGCTAGCAGGCCTATAGTTGTCACGACTCTTACGATCATGTCCTTCCTTCTGTGCCTTCCATACTGCACGGAGTTCGGCTACTACCTCCTGACTGGCATTGACCGGTGGACGAACGATGTTGCATTAGTCTTCGTTGTCTTTGCCGAATGCATTTCATCAACAAGTGTTTACCGTTGCAAAGATGTTATTGGACAAGTCGGCAAGCCAGCTTTTCTCATCTACAACACATGCTACATCCTAGCTATGGTCCTGGGAGTGGCCATCGCCCACGCTGTGCACCCAGGAGCTGGAGCTGGTGTTGGGTTCGGTATCTTCATCGGCGGAAGTATCGCCTCAAGTATCATTGGCAAAATCCCAGACTCCATTCCACCGAGGTTCTGGGGAAAGAACGCTTTCATCAGCAAGTTTTGGTATCTGGCCTTCTACTCT GGAAACCAACTTCGGAGGGATCTCAACGTAGTCATCGGCAGCGGAAAGAACTGGAATATTCCGACATTCTGGCCCGTATTACTTCGCTACATCTCAGGGCCGATCTTGGCTATCGTCTACGGCTTTTCATACCCATCATTTTATGAACTCCGCTACGATCCATTGCATATCCTAGGCTTTGCTGTCGGCCACGTCGCTTTGATCTTGATTTTAGCCGGCTTCATAGTGCCGCGCTGGTTCAACGTCTTCATCCCAGTGCACCGTCGGAATGAAGGCAAGATGGCTTACGCTCCAAACGTCACCATCGGTGCAGACGAGGCTCAAGCTATCGCTGCTGGGACAATGGAGCAAGGAAACTCGCAGGCTCACTCGCACTCGGACGAGGGTGTTGGCAGAAAGGAGTCGCCTACCAATGACGGCCTCATTACAGAGGAGGAAAAGAAGACCGCCTTATAG
- a CDS encoding GMC oxidoreductase translates to MRVTCAVSTFITILGLTHAAPADEEARFHAEHKRQLGTSAGSLGKDATFDYVIVGGGTAGLVMANRLSANPDVTVAVIEAGTFYEITNLLIGQTPAGDTLFAGASPLDTNPLVDWNFITQPQTGANNRKIHYARGKCLGGSSARNFMIYQRGTKQSYQKWADAIGDDSYTWDSLLPYFKKSVKFTPPGPTRFPNASAEYNLDAFDAAGGPLDVSYANYAQPFSTYLEPSLNEIGIPQAQDFNSGELMGAQYCSDTIQPSKQQRESSQTSFLNEAIGRKNLKVYQLSLAKKILFDSNKKATGVVLTSNAGITTYTLKANKEVILSAGAFQSPQLLMVSGVGPKDQLNKFKIPIVAERPGVGQNMEDHVFFGPTWRVKVQTLTRLANDLIYTAAQFAFDYSIRKIGPLTNPVCDFLGWEKTPRDLISSDTAAILDSNFPADWPEIEYLTAPGYVGDFSNLLLTQPKDGYQYATILGGLVAPMSKGTVTLASADTKDLPLIDPKWLTDPTDVAVAVATFKRLRQAFASNAMKPVLADNKEYFPGPKVETDAQILQNIRNTVMTIWHASCTCRMGKSDDPMAVVDKDAKVIGVSGLRVVDASSFALLPPGHPQSTVYVLAEKISAQILAGY, encoded by the exons ATGCGTGTCACTTGCGCCGTTTCTACGTTCATTACCATATTGGGCTTGACCCATGCCGCCCCGGCTGACGAGGAGGCACGATTCCACGCCGAGCACAAACGCCAGCTCGGCACCAGCGCAGGCAGTCTTGGAAAGGATGCGACTTTCGACTATGTCATCGTCGGCGGTGGCACTGCCGGTCTGGTGATGGCTAACAGACTGAGCGCCAACCCCGATGTTACCGTAGCTGTGATTGAGGCCGGCACGTTCTACGAGATCACTAACCTTCTCATCGGCCAGACACCCGCCGGCGATACTCTTTTCGCTGGCGCTAGTCCTCTTGACACGAACCCTCTCGTGGACTGGAACTTCATCACGCAGCCACAGACCGGTGCCAACAACCGCAAGATTCACTATGCTCGTGGCAAGTGTCTCGGTGGAAG TTCCGCTCGCAACTTCATGATCTACCAGCGCGGTACCAAGCAGTCCTACCAGAAGTGGGCAGATGCCATCGGCGATGATAGCTACACCTGGGactcccttcttccgtactTCAAGAAGAGTGTCAAGTTTACCCCGCCCGGCCCTACTCGCTTCCCCAACGCCAGCGCAGAGTACAACCTCGACGCTTTCGATGCCGCCGGAGGCCCTCTTGACGTCTCCTACGCCAACTATGCTCAGCCTTTCAGCACGTACCTCGAGCCCTCCCTCAATGAGATCGGCATTCCCCAGGCCCAGGACTTCAACAGTGGTGAGCTTATGGGTGCGCAGTACTGCTCCGACACTATCCAGCCTAGCAAGCAGCAGCGCGAGTCCAGCCAGACCTCGTTCCTCAACGAGGCCATTGGCCGCAAGAACCTCAAGGTTTACCAGCTGTCTCTGGCCAAGAAGATTCTCTTTGACAGCAACAAGAAGGCGACTGGTGTTGTTCTTACTTCCAATGCTGGCATCACCACCTACACCCTCAAGGCCAACAAGGAGGTCATCCTGTCCGCCGGTGCCTTCCAGAGCCCCCAGCTTCTCATGGTCTCCGGTGTTGGCCCTAAGGACCAGCTCAACAAGTTCAAGATCCCCATCGTCGCTGAGCGCCCTGGTGTCGGCCAAAACATGGAGGACCACGTCTTCTTCGGTCCCACGTGGCGCGTCAAGGTCCAGACTCTGACCCGTCTGGCCAACGACCTCATCTACACTGCTGCCCAGTTCGCCTTCGACTACTCCATCCGCAAGATCGGCCCCCTCACCAACCCCGTCTGTGACTTCCTCGGCTGGGAGAAGACCCCTCGCGACCTCATCTCCTCTGATACTGCTGCCATCCTCGACAGCAACTTCCCTGCTGACTGGCCCGAGATCGAGTATCTCACCGCCCCTGGCTACGTCGGTGACTTCTCCAACCTTCTCCTCACCCAGCCCAAGGACGGCTATCAGTACGCCACCATTCTCGGAGGTCTCGTTGCTCCCATGTCCAAGGGCACCGTCACACTCGCCTCCGCCGATACCAAGGACCTGCCTCTCATCGACCCCAAGTGGCTCACCGACCCAACTGACGTTGCCGTTGCCGTTGCCACCTTCAAGCGCCTCCGTCAGGCCTTTGCTAGCAATGCCATGAAGCCCGTCTTGGCCGACAACAAGGAGTACTTCCCCGGTCCCAAGGTCGAAACTGATGCCCAGATCCTCCAGAACATTCGCAACACTGTCATGACCATTTGGCACGCCAGCTGCACGTGCCGTATGGGCAAGTCTGACGACCCCATGGCTGTCGTCGACAAGGATGCCAAGGTCATCGGTGTCAGTGGTCTGAGAGTTGTCGATGCTAGCAGCTTTGCGCTTTTGCCCCCTGGCCACCCCCAGAGCACTGTTTATGTCTTGGCCGAGAAGATCTCTGCCCAGATTTTGGCCGGATACTAA
- a CDS encoding glycosyl hydrolase family 61 produces MSYKDYDVRDQYSTRRRHHSPAYSDLSVGSPGYSPTRDAGAAHVAHQHYEPPDRRGRVEVYEEDRYKPRIRDYHYEERRPRSRPRSEVYDSDRSHRSHRDGHHRHHSHTHSRSKRRHSTSGPNWGQAAVAAASAGIIEAGLARHDRDRTARVMTAAAGAGAIDAVAGKHGEKPSRTWENVVGSTVGGLVVDPHDLRSPQLAAIRSMSLLGLLAAAGLCQAHTIFVSLEADGVNSGVSQGIRTPEYDGPQTDVTSQYIACNGDPNPTKSTDKVITVTAGSTVTAVWRHTLTSGPEDVMDASHKGPTLAYMKKVTDAKTDPGTGAGWFKIQEDGLSSGVWGTERVIGNAGKQAITIPKCIANGQYLLRAEMIALHGASSYPGAQLYMECAQINVVGGTAAKSPSTVSFPGAYKGSDPGITINIYYPVVTNYTIPGPAKFAC; encoded by the exons ATGTCGTACAAAGATTACGATGTACGGGACCAATACTCAACCCGCCGGCGGCACCACTCACCAGCCTACTCCGACTTGAGCGTCGGAAGTCCAGGGTACAGCCCGACAAGGGATGCCGGCGCTGCCCACGTCGCACACCAGCACTACGAGCCTCCCGATCGCAGAGGCCGCGTCGAAGTCTACGAAGAAGATAGATACAAACCAAGAATTAGAGACTATCACTACGAAGAGAGGCGTCCACGATCGCGACCAAGATCCGAGGTCTACGACTCCGACCGCAGCCATCGTAGCCACAGGGATGGGCACCATCGCCACCACAGCCACACACACAGCAGAAGCAAACGGAGGCATTCCACCTCCGGGCCCAATTGGGGTCAGGCCGCTGTTGCAGCTGCTAGTGCCGGTATCATTGAGGCGGGTCTGGCGCGGCATGACAGGGACCGAACGGCAAGAGTgatgacggcggcggcgggagcCGGGGCGATTGACGCCGTCGCTGGGAAGCATGGAGAGAAGCCGTCTAGGACTTGGGAGAATGTTGTCGGAAGCACTGTTGGCGGCTTGGTAGTTGATC CTCACGATCTCCGAAGTCCGCAACTGGCCGCCATCCGATCCATGTCG CTTCTCGGTCTCCTCGCTGCTGCCGGCCTCTGCCAGGCCCACACCATCTTCGTCTCCCTCGAGGCCGACGGCGTCAACAGCGGCGTCTCTCAAGGCATCCGTACCCCGGAGTACGACGGTCCTCAGACCGACGTCACGTCCCAGTACATCGCCTGCAACGGTGATCCGAACCCGACAAAGTCAACCGACAAAGTCATCACCGTGACAGCCGGGTCAACAGTGACAGCCGTCTGGCGCCACACCCTGACCAGCGGGCCTGAGGACGTCATGGACGCCAGCCACAAGGGACCAACTCTTGCCTACATGAAGAAGGTCACCGACGCCAAGACCGATCCCGGTACTGGCGCGGGATGGTTCAAGATCCAGGAGGACGGGCTGAGCAGTGGTGTCTGGGGAACGGAGCGCGTCATTGGTAATGCTGGGAAGCAGGCTATTACTATTCCCAAGTGTATTGCCAACGGACAGTACCTTCTCAGAGCTGAGATGATTGCCTTGCACGGCGCCAGCTCCTACCCGGGTGCACAACTGTACATGGAGTGTGCTCAGATTAATGTCGTTGGCGGGACCGCGGCCAAGAGCCCGTCGACTGTCAGCTTCCCTGGTGCTTACAAG GGATCCGATCCCGGCATCACAATCAACATCTACTACCCCGTTGTCACGAACTATACGATTCCAGGACCCGCGAAGTTCGCTTGCTAA
- a CDS encoding major royal jelly protein produces MRGRSLTLATLALTAQLVSALAPGLEIALTLDRATQGISISTDGRKFLTQRYSTTDAPQAVELLSNGTTVLYPDSTWNSWTSNSTLDPKKAFVSIDGARIGPDGRFWIVDGGTTDSDRNLINGSSKLVGINLESNLVDKAYYLDNLTETGSVIDDVRFNGNYAYLSDTLGALVVMDLTTGQGQRVLVGHSSALAWFPMAYNGSLVPGYQGGTSTLSVGLDQIEVSPDGVYLYYQPCNGGMYRVKTEFVNGALTNSTLAANLGDYVEPFALTPSTGGTTIDGDGNIYVSDTNLLAIWKVKPDGTSSILVQDDALVWTDLMWVDANKTLWLPASQMRPGANGLMADGPHNILTFPIEAGPSLIDHA; encoded by the coding sequence ATGAGGGGTCGTTCTCTTACTCTCGCCACTTTGGCGTTAACAGCGCAGCTCGTTTCAGCGCTTGCACCCGGTCTTGAAATCGCCCTTACCTTGGACCGCGCAACTCAAGGCATCAGTATCTCGACTGATGGACGAAAATTCTTGACGCAGAGATATTCTACGACGGATGCACCTCAAGCCGTAGAGCTTCTTAGCAACGGCACGACTGTTCTGTACCCCGACTCAACGTGGAACTCCTGGACCTCAAACTCCACCCTGGACCCCAAGAAGGCCTTTGTCAGCATTGATGGTGCTCGCATCGGCCCCGATGGACGATTCTGGATCGTCGACGGCGGTACCACTGATAGTGATCGCAATCTTATCAATGGATCTAGCAAGCTCGTTGGCATCAACCTCGAGAGCAACCTCGTCGACAAGGCATACTATCTCGATAACCTTACAGAGACCGGTAGTGTCATCGACGATGTCCGTTTCAATGGAAACTACGCCTATCTCAGCGATACACTTGGCGCATTGGTGGTGATGGATCTTACCACTGGTCAAGGTCAGCGTGTACTCGTGGGTCACAGCTCGGCTCTGGCCTGGTTCCCCATGGCCTACAACGGTAGTCTTGTGCCGGGGTACCAGGGCGGAACCAGCACTCTTTCCGTTGGCCTCGATCAGATTGAGGTGTCCCCTGATGGTGTCTATCTGTACTATCAGCCTTGCAACGGCGGCATGTACCGCGTTAAGACCGAATTCGTCAACGGAGCCTTGACGAACAGCACTCTTGCTGCCAACCTCGGAGACTACGTTGAGCCATTCGCCCTGACCCCTTCCACTGGGGGCACCACTATTGACGGAGACGGAAACATCTATGTTAGCGACACCAACCTCCTCGCTATCTGGAAAGTCAAGCCGGACGGAACTTCGTCCATCCTTGTTCAGGATGATGCTCTGGTCTGGACCGATCTGATGTGGGTGGATGCGAACAAGACCCTTTGGCTTCCCGCCTCGCAGATGCGGCCCGGGGCGAACGGACTAATGGCCGATGGGCCTCACAACATTTTGACCTTTCCCATCGAGGCAGGTCCGTCTTTGATTGACCATGCCTAA
- a CDS encoding fungal cellulose binding domain-containing protein produces MPPSYLTFAKQRNHPYSAVKVSTFEAVGTFRPGAASDAYNGDLQGLTFVTFDETSDVVNGATSRIFVGTADNTTASVYVSTDAGATWGPVDGQPKKFFPHKAVLQPAEKVIYFTYSDGTGPYDGTQGGVWKYDLTSSKWTDITPTTGSDLYYGFGGLGVDMQKPGTIVVATLNSWYPDAILFRSTDSGATWKRIWSYGADGKVAPQYTISAPNAPWIETNFLDIDTKKLGWMIESLSIDPTNSDKFFYGTGLTLYGSNDLTNWDKNKTITIQSLASGIEEMAVGALASAAEGPELFFATLDNNGFTYKTAADVDKAPQSAWTNPWWASSVDVDFAGNSPNKVARIGKATDSPQLALSNDGGETWSVVNSTGNTITDGSVAYSADGDVILWSSKSEGVQVIRNAGKPENSTLPASSVIASDKKKNDVFYAGSKATFYVSTDGAATFTESPLSNVTEIRFIAAHPATAGELFVSTNSGVFHSTDFGKTFTSISGPSNAHAVSVGKGEGSAWNLYVFGEAADGKKLYASADLGASWVDLQGTYSFGALDGAALVGSANEANVVYVGTNGRGVMYTSCPVSNSTAAPAATHARRHARSRPMRLGRAPHRH; encoded by the exons aTGCCCCCTAGCTACCTTACTTTCGCTAAGCAGCGTAATCAcccttac tctgccgtaaaGGTCTCTACTTTCGAGGCCGTCGGTACTTTCCGCCCTGGCGCAGCGAGCGATGCCTACAACGGTGACCTTCAAGGTCTGACCTTCGTCACCTTCGACGAGACCTCCGACGTCGTCAACGGTGCGACCTCGAGAATCTTTGTTGGAACCGCCGACAACACCACTGCATCCGTCTACGTGAGCACTGACGCCGGTGCCACCTGGGGCCCTGTCGATGGCCAGCCCAAGAAGTTCTTCCCCCACAAGGCTGTGCTCCAACCCGCCGAGAAGGTCATTTACTTCACCTACTCCGATGGAACCGGCCCCTACGATGGCACCCAGGGCGGTGTCTGGAAGTACGACCTGACTTCGAGCAAGTGGACCGATATCACCCCCACCACTGGTAGCGATCTCTACTACGGCTTTGGTGGACTCGGTGTCGATATGCAGAAGCCTGGAACGATCGTTGTCGCCACCCTGAACAGCTGGTATCCCGATGCCATCCTCTTCCGCTCCACTGACTCCGGCGCGACCTGGAAGAGAATCTGGAGCTACGGTGCCGATGGCAAGGTTGCGCCGCAGTACACCATCAGCGCCCCCAACGCTCCCTGGATCGAGACGAACTTCCTCGACATCGACACCAAGAAGCTCGGCTGGATGATTGAGTCCCTCTCAATTGACCCCACCAACAGCGACAAGTTCTTCTACGGCACCGGCCTTACCCTGTACGGTAGCAACGACCTGACCAACTGGGACAAGAACAAGACCATCACCATCCAGAGTCTTGCTTCCGGTATCGAGGAGATGGCAGTCGGTGCCTTGGCCAGTGCCGCTGAGGGCCCTGAGCTCTTCTTCGCGACTCTTGACAACAACGGCTTCACCTACAAGACCGCCGCCGATGTCGACAAGGCCCCTCAATCCGCCTGGACGAACCCTTGGTGGGCCAGCAGTGTCGACGTTGACTTTGCCGGCAACAGCCCCAACAAGGTTGCTCGCATCGGTAAGGCCACCGACTCTCCTCAGCTTGCCCTCAGCAACGACGGCGGTGAGACTTGGTCCGTTGTGAACTCCACCGGCAACACTATCACCGACGGCTCCGTTGCCTACTCTGCCGACGGCGATGTCATTCTCTGGTCCTCCAAGAGCGAGGGCGTCCAGGTCATCCGCAACGCAGGCAAGCCCGAGAACAGCACCCTCCCCGCGAGCAGCGTCATCGCCAgcgacaagaagaagaacgaCGTCTTCTACGCCGGTTCCAAGGCCACTTTTTACGTCTCTACCGACGGTGCAGCCACCTTCACAGAGTCTCCCCTGAGCAACGTCACCGAAATCCGCTTCATTGCCGCTCACCCCGCCACAGCCGGCGAGCTATTCGTCTCCACCAACTCGGGCGTCTTCCACAGCACCGACTTTGGCAAGACCTTCACCTCCATCTCTGGCCCTTCCAACGCCCACGCCGTCTCCGTCGGCAAGGGCGAAGGCAGTGCCTGGAACCTGTACGTCTTTGGCGAGGCCGCCGACGGCAAGAAGCTCTACGCCAGCGCCGATCTCGGTGCTTCGTGGGTTGACCTCCAGGGCACCTACAGCTTTGGCGCTCTCGACGGCGCTGCTCTAGTTGGTTCCGCCAACGAGGCCAACGTTGTCTATGTTGGTACCAACGGCCGCGGTGTCATGTACACCTCGTGCCCTGTTTCCAACTCCACCGCGGCCCCAGCTGCTACGCATGCCAGAAGGCACGCTCGCAGCAGACCCATGCGTCTTGGAAGAGCTCCCCACCGCCACTGA